The proteins below are encoded in one region of Candidatus Moraniibacteriota bacterium:
- the rsmA gene encoding 16S rRNA (adenine(1518)-N(6)/adenine(1519)-N(6))-dimethyltransferase RsmA, whose translation MQIKAKKSLGQNFLKDESVIANIFTIADAKSTDWVFEIGPGTGVLTSRLVGMVEKIIAIELDHELITHLQEEYKNSKELSLLEGNILDMNLKEVLEETQFSEHPYKIIANIPYYITAPIIRTLLSLTYPPVSMTLMVQNEVADRLSAKPGDMSLLSLMAQYYATVEKKLFVPKESFEPVPKVDSAVIQIIPRRAYDAEEDRKVFRLARAGFSARRKTLTNNLSSSLGIPKETIESKLVELGLRIDIRAQALSVENWENLEKIL comes from the coding sequence ATGCAAATAAAAGCGAAAAAATCACTGGGACAAAACTTTCTTAAAGATGAATCTGTTATTGCAAATATTTTTACCATTGCTGATGCAAAGTCCACTGATTGGGTTTTTGAAATCGGCCCCGGTACAGGAGTGCTGACTTCTCGGTTAGTAGGTATGGTGGAGAAAATAATTGCTATCGAACTCGATCACGAGCTCATTACACATCTCCAAGAAGAGTACAAAAATTCCAAAGAACTCTCTTTACTTGAGGGAAATATTCTCGATATGAACCTGAAAGAAGTTTTGGAAGAAACTCAATTCTCAGAACATCCGTATAAAATTATTGCGAACATTCCCTACTACATCACAGCTCCTATTATTCGCACGCTCCTCTCTCTAACCTATCCACCAGTATCGATGACACTCATGGTGCAGAATGAAGTAGCTGATCGTCTCTCTGCTAAGCCAGGAGATATGAGCCTCCTCTCACTCATGGCACAGTATTACGCGACCGTAGAAAAGAAATTGTTTGTGCCCAAAGAATCTTTTGAACCAGTGCCGAAAGTAGATAGTGCGGTAATTCAGATTATTCCAAGAAGAGCGTATGATGCTGAAGAAGATCGAAAAGTATTCAGACTTGCTCGAGCAGGATTCTCTGCACGAAGGAAAACACTGACGAACAATCTCTCGTCGAGTCTCGGTATCCCCAAGGAAACTATTGAATCTAAACTCGTAGAGCTTGGTCTGCGAATCGATATCCGTGCGCAGGCATTGTCTGTCGAGAATTGGGAAAATTTAGAAAAAATACTTTAG
- a CDS encoding UbiA family prenyltransferase, protein MKKILRKIIQTIEDAPLTLTSFVVAFFALIVTRLLIETSFGLFQEHSFFFFFFEFTHTFFFFLCSFLLLVSLVRYAGNISFEKAANVLLFGFLIILTPPIIDNIIFHGSHFWSFYEFDGFIGLIKRFFTLFGDTPDMGITYGVRVEVVVVTLALALYTFLKSQSKKKAFIVALLTYTALFILGTFPAWLTLGILSFEKGFFAINQNDVAGLFLTPQYIFARDLTDFRSVLNVKMSMVYSVMSAFLVGLLLYREYTQYFFALLRNVRLPQVFYHGGLLVLGMILAFFLTETPFSIDFFHITGTITLIIAIESAWIASVIANDCFDMNIDTVTNSDRPLIQKTIPTELYKTMGILFFITSLLFAGIVSFSALLLLLGYQSIAWLYSAPPLRLKRFPFIATLFAGFAGILILITGFVVVAGASGLASLPMSILFYLFFAYTLVLPIKDFKDIAGDKKDFVYTIPVLLGAKKAQILLGSTTFLFYIFSTIILNARSLFFPALFFGSLAFWTIQKGEEKNTSFFSFRKLPGILVTLTLCYGITLTLLLF, encoded by the coding sequence ATGAAAAAAATACTGAGGAAGATAATTCAGACTATCGAGGATGCTCCGCTCACTCTTACTTCTTTTGTAGTGGCTTTTTTTGCGCTCATTGTTACCCGCCTCCTTATCGAGACTTCTTTTGGACTTTTTCAAGAACACTCCTTTTTCTTTTTCTTTTTTGAATTCACTCATACCTTCTTTTTTTTTCTCTGCTCATTCCTTCTGCTTGTATCTCTCGTTCGCTACGCTGGAAATATCAGCTTCGAAAAAGCTGCCAATGTCCTCTTGTTCGGTTTTCTCATCATTCTCACGCCACCGATTATTGATAACATCATTTTTCACGGCAGTCATTTCTGGAGTTTCTACGAATTCGATGGATTCATCGGACTTATCAAACGATTCTTCACTCTCTTCGGAGATACACCCGATATGGGTATCACCTACGGTGTCCGTGTCGAGGTCGTCGTCGTCACTCTCGCTCTCGCTCTCTATACTTTCCTCAAATCACAGAGCAAGAAAAAAGCGTTCATCGTTGCGCTCCTCACCTATACCGCGCTCTTCATTCTCGGCACCTTCCCAGCTTGGCTCACACTCGGTATCCTCAGTTTCGAAAAAGGATTTTTTGCCATCAATCAGAACGATGTAGCCGGACTCTTCCTCACACCACAGTATATCTTTGCTCGTGACCTGACAGATTTTCGGAGCGTACTGAATGTGAAAATGAGTATGGTCTATAGCGTGATGAGTGCGTTTCTCGTAGGTCTCCTTCTCTACAGAGAATATACACAATACTTTTTTGCACTCTTGAGAAACGTCCGTCTCCCACAGGTTTTCTATCACGGTGGATTGCTCGTTCTCGGTATGATCCTTGCCTTCTTCCTCACCGAAACACCTTTCTCTATTGATTTCTTCCACATCACCGGAACAATCACACTCATTATCGCTATCGAGAGTGCATGGATCGCTTCTGTCATTGCCAATGATTGTTTCGACATGAATATAGATACTGTTACCAATAGTGATCGACCTCTGATACAAAAAACCATCCCTACAGAACTCTATAAAACAATGGGTATCTTGTTTTTCATCACTTCACTTCTCTTCGCTGGTATTGTCAGTTTCTCCGCTCTTCTCTTGCTCCTCGGATACCAATCCATCGCCTGGCTCTATTCAGCTCCACCGCTTCGGCTGAAACGATTCCCTTTTATTGCGACTTTGTTTGCTGGTTTTGCTGGTATTCTCATTCTTATCACAGGATTTGTCGTTGTTGCCGGAGCAAGCGGACTCGCATCACTGCCGATGTCCATTCTCTTCTACCTCTTCTTTGCTTACACGCTCGTTCTTCCTATCAAAGATTTCAAAGACATCGCCGGTGATAAAAAAGACTTTGTCTATACAATTCCTGTCTTGCTCGGTGCTAAAAAAGCCCAGATACTTCTCGGGAGTACCACTTTTTTGTTTTATATATTCAGCACGATTATCCTCAATGCAAGGTCCCTTTTCTTCCCAGCACTCTTTTTTGGTAGTCTCGCTTTCTGGACCATACAAAAAGGAGAAGAAAAAAATACATCTTTCTTCTCCTTCCGTAAATTGCCTGGCATCCTCGTAACTCTCACTCTTTGTTACGGAATTACTCTAACACTTCTTCTTTTCTAA
- a CDS encoding UvrD-helicase domain-containing protein, which translates to MKFWEKGLNPEQLRAVLTTEGAVLILAGAGSGKTKTLTHRIAYLMNEKKVSPNAILAVTFTNKAAGEMRERIEKLLKESDMAEYGDVVLPQYIGTFHNICCRILRREIEALGYEKNFNILDSQDQESLVKKAMKELEINPDQIRPRAVLDAISRAKNAFSDASQFTSQAGSYIEETVAKIYSRYEQELKRTNALDFDDLIMLTVKLFQEHPEVLEKYQQIFQYIMVDEYQDTNYPQYLLVHLLAKKHGNIFVIGDDYQSIYGWRQADIRNILNFEKDYQDAAVITLDRNYRSTQIILDAADGIISKNVNQRHKKLWTDIKAGEPITLCPAEDEEAEARFVAETVTKEHTAGRPYSHFAVLYRTNAQSRIVEEMFLRHSIEYRVVGGLKFYQRKEIKDMIAYVRLLENPRDILAVERIINEPTRGLGKATLDKWVQFGREHGLDLFDAAYEMTFETSGLREAKIKSIRDFVDIFLKLRAEMDRRTDMLFPELLDKISKESGYWSSLADGTTEGDVRQENVQELLSVAKKYDNIGLTDALHRFLEEVSLSSDTDGISQESDVVHLMTVHSSKGLEFPFVFMLGMEEGIFPHSRSALAPQEMEEERRLMYVGVTRAKEKVHLLYAEQRMIFGSTQVNPPSRFLQEIPPHLILELERISSGMLAKRHAQKSFYHFPTTKKQVTPKMESTGNSVNNQDHTPPLGKDDVRPGDMVEHPQFGGGLIVSISGTLATIAFKRSGVKKMMLGVAPLRRG; encoded by the coding sequence ATGAAATTTTGGGAAAAAGGGCTGAATCCTGAGCAATTACGAGCAGTACTCACGACCGAAGGAGCGGTGCTTATCTTGGCAGGAGCGGGATCTGGGAAGACAAAAACACTCACCCATCGTATCGCTTACCTCATGAATGAGAAAAAGGTGTCACCGAATGCGATTCTCGCGGTGACGTTTACGAACAAGGCTGCTGGAGAAATGCGCGAACGCATCGAGAAACTCTTAAAGGAAAGTGACATGGCAGAATATGGTGATGTCGTTCTTCCTCAATATATCGGTACGTTTCACAATATCTGTTGTCGTATTTTGCGACGAGAGATCGAAGCGCTCGGATATGAGAAGAATTTCAATATTCTCGACAGCCAAGACCAGGAATCGCTCGTGAAGAAAGCGATGAAGGAACTGGAAATCAATCCTGACCAGATCCGTCCACGAGCTGTTCTTGATGCTATTTCCCGTGCCAAGAATGCGTTCTCGGATGCTTCGCAGTTCACCTCACAGGCGGGGAGCTATATCGAAGAAACCGTCGCGAAAATCTACAGTCGTTATGAACAAGAGCTGAAACGAACGAATGCTCTGGATTTCGACGACCTCATCATGCTGACCGTCAAACTCTTCCAGGAACATCCGGAAGTACTCGAGAAGTATCAGCAGATTTTCCAGTACATCATGGTAGACGAGTATCAAGATACGAACTATCCTCAGTACCTCCTCGTCCATCTCCTCGCGAAAAAACACGGTAATATTTTTGTTATCGGTGATGATTATCAGTCAATCTATGGTTGGCGTCAGGCTGATATCCGAAATATCCTCAACTTCGAGAAAGATTATCAGGATGCAGCCGTCATCACGCTGGATCGTAATTATCGTTCGACGCAGATCATTCTCGATGCGGCCGACGGTATCATCTCCAAAAACGTCAATCAACGTCACAAGAAACTCTGGACCGATATCAAAGCAGGAGAACCGATCACGCTCTGTCCTGCGGAAGATGAAGAAGCAGAAGCGCGGTTTGTGGCGGAAACAGTGACCAAAGAACATACTGCTGGTCGCCCGTATAGTCATTTCGCCGTTCTGTATCGGACGAATGCTCAATCCCGTATCGTGGAAGAAATGTTCCTTCGTCATTCTATCGAGTATCGTGTTGTCGGCGGACTGAAATTCTACCAGCGCAAAGAAATCAAAGATATGATTGCCTATGTGAGATTGCTCGAAAATCCTCGCGATATATTGGCAGTGGAAAGAATCATCAATGAACCAACAAGAGGGTTGGGCAAAGCGACACTCGACAAATGGGTACAGTTCGGAAGAGAGCACGGTCTCGATCTCTTTGATGCAGCGTATGAGATGACTTTTGAAACGAGTGGACTACGAGAAGCAAAAATCAAATCCATCAGAGACTTCGTCGATATATTTCTCAAACTACGCGCCGAGATGGATCGTCGGACAGATATGCTCTTTCCAGAACTGCTCGATAAAATCAGTAAAGAAAGTGGATACTGGAGTAGCTTGGCAGATGGTACGACCGAAGGAGATGTCCGTCAGGAAAACGTGCAAGAACTCCTTTCTGTAGCGAAAAAATATGACAACATCGGACTCACTGATGCACTTCATCGTTTCCTCGAAGAAGTATCACTCTCCTCTGATACAGATGGTATCAGCCAAGAAAGTGATGTCGTTCATCTGATGACGGTGCACAGTTCCAAGGGACTCGAATTTCCTTTTGTCTTTATGCTCGGTATGGAAGAGGGGATATTTCCGCATTCTCGGAGTGCACTCGCCCCACAAGAAATGGAAGAGGAGCGACGTCTCATGTACGTCGGTGTCACTCGTGCCAAAGAAAAAGTACATCTCCTCTATGCCGAACAACGGATGATTTTTGGCTCTACACAGGTCAATCCTCCTTCCCGATTCTTGCAAGAAATACCACCACATCTCATCCTCGAACTCGAGCGTATCTCATCGGGGATGCTCGCCAAACGGCACGCACAAAAATCATTCTATCATTTCCCGACAACCAAGAAGCAAGTGACTCCAAAAATGGAAAGTACTGGAAACTCTGTGAATAATCAGGATCATACCCCACCGCTCGGAAAAGATGATGTCCGTCCAGGAGATATGGTAGAACACCCACAGTTCGGTGGAGGACTCATCGTCTCTATTTCTGGGACGCTTGCTACGATCGCCTTCAAACGTTCTGGTGTCAAAAAAATGATGCTTGGTGTTGCACCCCTTAGAAGAGGATAA
- a CDS encoding four helix bundle protein yields MEEKIKKFQDLFAWQEAHKLALLVYTISKEFPKEELFALTNQIRRAAVSIPSNIAEGYGRPSGKDRVHFFWIAKGSLLEVESQFLIAKDLGYIKNLSSEKMFITQLEKSDKILTGLIKKTR; encoded by the coding sequence ATGGAAGAAAAGATTAAAAAATTTCAAGACTTATTTGCATGGCAAGAAGCTCATAAATTAGCATTGTTAGTTTATACAATAAGTAAAGAATTTCCGAAAGAGGAGTTGTTTGCACTAACAAATCAGATACGAAGGGCTGCAGTATCTATACCATCAAATATAGCTGAAGGATATGGAAGACCTAGCGGAAAAGATAGGGTTCACTTTTTTTGGATAGCAAAAGGTTCTCTCCTCGAGGTAGAAAGTCAGTTTCTTATTGCTAAAGATCTTGGGTATATAAAAAATCTTTCATCCGAAAAAATGTTTATTACACAACTTGAAAAATCAGATAAAATTCTTACTGGACTTATAAAGAAAACGAGGTAA
- a CDS encoding tyrosine-type recombinase/integrase — translation MPEIEKQKTEILALAKDFCDHLEIEMSRSKKTVDSYIRTLSYFFVWGKIKTPQDITAEKVHEYRIYLNRKMTREGETLKKSTQAYHAVVIRTFLKYLSRHDIKTLTAEKIEIGKTPDRQIDFLEYEEVERLISASDGVHVKSLRDKAILELLFSSGLRVSELVSLDRDHVNLDKEEFSVRGKGGKIRIVFISPDAKDALRKYLEKRVDVDPALFVAYQKPGLQNRKSAERESNRLTVRSIERLVKYYAKKAGIIKDVHPHTLRHSFATDLLRNGADIRSVQSMLGHASITTTQIYTHVTNEHLKEVHQAFHAKRKKRGETDN, via the coding sequence ATGCCAGAAATAGAAAAGCAAAAAACAGAAATACTGGCTCTAGCAAAGGATTTTTGTGACCATCTTGAAATAGAAATGAGTCGGTCCAAGAAAACAGTAGACAGCTATATTCGTACGCTCTCATACTTTTTTGTGTGGGGAAAAATAAAAACTCCTCAAGATATTACAGCAGAAAAAGTACATGAGTACAGAATCTATCTCAACCGAAAAATGACTCGAGAGGGAGAGACTCTCAAGAAAAGTACTCAAGCCTACCACGCCGTCGTCATCCGCACGTTCCTTAAATATCTCTCACGACACGATATCAAAACACTTACGGCGGAGAAAATCGAGATAGGAAAAACTCCTGATCGTCAGATCGATTTTCTTGAATACGAAGAGGTAGAGAGACTTATTTCTGCTTCTGATGGAGTCCACGTGAAATCTCTTCGTGACAAGGCGATTCTCGAACTCCTCTTTTCTTCTGGTCTCCGTGTGTCTGAACTCGTTAGTCTCGATCGAGATCATGTCAATCTCGACAAAGAAGAATTCAGTGTCCGTGGTAAAGGGGGGAAAATCCGTATTGTTTTTATTTCTCCAGATGCCAAAGATGCTCTCAGAAAATATCTCGAAAAACGTGTCGATGTCGATCCAGCGCTCTTTGTCGCTTATCAGAAGCCTGGACTCCAAAACAGAAAAAGTGCAGAAAGAGAAAGCAACCGTCTCACTGTACGAAGCATCGAACGCCTCGTCAAATACTATGCCAAGAAAGCTGGCATCATAAAAGATGTTCATCCTCACACGCTCCGACATAGTTTCGCAACCGACCTCCTCCGGAACGGTGCTGATATCCGCTCTGTCCAATCAATGCTCGGTCATGCCTCTATCACGACCACTCAGATCTATACCCACGTGACCAATGAACACCTCAAAGAAGTTCACCAGGCGTTCCATGCGAAGAGGAAGAAGCGGGGGGAAACTGATAATTGA
- a CDS encoding ABC transporter permease, with protein MKFSDAFTLSTRMFKARKMRTALTILGMSVGIGAVLFLVSLGYGLQKALLDRITTDDSLVTLDVTEANATFVPIDQERIERITAFEGVVEVSPSSRLTAQGLINGVSLDLTVIGTTPMFMKLSGTRLEKGSMINDATPRGILISSALATVFEKDGASIIDTPIELTFFVSRATKDDVQDKLEKIESEHSYTVIGVIPSEENIIYVHSVSFPENAVEHYSQLKVKCASSNVMESVREKIVGEGLLVSSLSDTIDQANKIFSIVQIVLMSFGIVALVVSAIGMFNTMTITLMERTEEIGIMKSIGASDMTISTLFLWESIIMGFLGGLGGVVLGIVGGAGLNIAINFLAVRLGGSSVNLFFTPTWFIALIIVFGAFVGFLTALVPARRASKIDPLEALRYK; from the coding sequence ATGAAGTTCTCTGATGCTTTCACTCTCTCAACCCGTATGTTCAAGGCTCGCAAGATGCGAACAGCTTTGACGATTCTTGGTATGAGTGTCGGTATCGGAGCAGTACTCTTTCTTGTTTCTCTCGGGTATGGACTTCAGAAAGCACTTCTCGATCGTATCACAACTGATGATTCTCTTGTGACACTCGATGTGACTGAGGCCAATGCAACATTCGTACCAATCGATCAAGAACGCATAGAAAGAATCACGGCTTTCGAAGGAGTGGTAGAGGTGAGTCCTTCTTCTCGATTGACCGCACAGGGACTCATCAATGGAGTGTCGCTTGATCTAACAGTCATCGGTACCACGCCCATGTTTATGAAACTCAGTGGTACTCGTCTCGAGAAAGGATCAATGATCAACGACGCGACCCCTCGAGGCATCCTTATTTCTTCTGCATTAGCGACGGTTTTTGAAAAAGATGGTGCGAGTATCATTGATACACCGATAGAGTTAACCTTTTTCGTTTCTCGAGCTACTAAAGACGATGTGCAGGATAAATTGGAAAAAATAGAATCAGAACATTCTTACACAGTCATCGGAGTGATACCGAGTGAGGAAAATATCATATATGTTCATTCTGTCTCTTTTCCAGAGAATGCTGTCGAACATTATTCACAACTCAAAGTCAAATGTGCCTCAAGTAATGTAATGGAATCAGTACGAGAGAAAATTGTTGGTGAAGGACTTCTTGTTTCATCTCTTTCTGATACGATTGATCAGGCAAATAAAATTTTCTCTATTGTACAAATTGTATTGATGAGTTTTGGTATCGTTGCTCTCGTAGTATCAGCTATCGGAATGTTCAATACAATGACGATCACGCTTATGGAACGTACCGAAGAGATTGGTATTATGAAATCTATCGGAGCTTCTGATATGACCATCTCCACTCTTTTTTTGTGGGAATCTATTATCATGGGATTCCTCGGGGGCCTGGGGGGAGTGGTACTTGGTATTGTCGGAGGAGCAGGACTCAACATCGCTATTAATTTTCTCGCAGTGAGGCTCGGTGGTTCTTCTGTTAACCTTTTTTTCACTCCGACATGGTTTATCGCTCTTATTATTGTCTTCGGTGCTTTTGTCGGATTTCTCACAGCGCTCGTGCCAGCGAGACGAGCGAGTAAAATCGATCCTCTCGAAGCGCTTCGATACAAATAA
- a CDS encoding ATP-binding cassette domain-containing protein encodes MNESLLHVENLNVTYNQGKQNEMRSLQGVSLDIYPEEYVIVFGPSGCGKSTLLYSLAALQAPTSGEILFNGKAFSQMTKKDKLLYHQLGMGMIFQAFFLIPSLTIIDNICLPKLFRNEDKKTRHEEGMQLLKRFGILEQAFKFPSELSGGQKQRASIARSLINKPDIIFADEPVGNLDSASAENVLAILKELNEVDKKTIVLVTHEPNHLQYGDRNIFMKDGKILREEVHKEKRNITHAVDANAKLEAEKLEAAKRSPELEMLLRSFQNMPQDQVSALLVPYKVKQMMFHILSEITEEQVKITEGFLKEYLFNSIKQEELAQMLDAPFLEGGANWNVRRAYSFSERVAGLVDQARKMKELPLHATESLGEYLTSHFSLVLNEEQQSRFYTILKQRTENKIDHTGLLHLLDLPVAKEGMGLHRFTAERIAQEVEMLLLIKY; translated from the coding sequence ATGAACGAATCATTACTGCACGTCGAAAATTTGAATGTGACATACAACCAAGGAAAGCAGAACGAAATGCGTTCACTTCAGGGGGTGAGTTTGGATATTTATCCAGAAGAATACGTGATTGTTTTTGGTCCATCTGGTTGTGGCAAGTCGACCCTGCTGTATTCACTCGCAGCACTCCAGGCTCCGACATCTGGTGAGATATTGTTCAATGGAAAAGCATTCTCTCAGATGACGAAGAAAGACAAATTGCTTTATCACCAATTGGGTATGGGAATGATTTTTCAGGCTTTCTTCCTTATCCCATCCCTCACCATCATTGATAATATCTGTCTTCCAAAATTGTTCCGCAATGAAGACAAGAAAACACGACACGAAGAAGGAATGCAACTTCTGAAGCGTTTTGGCATTCTCGAACAAGCATTCAAATTCCCGAGCGAATTGTCTGGTGGACAAAAACAACGTGCCTCTATTGCACGTTCACTTATCAACAAACCAGATATCATTTTTGCCGATGAACCAGTCGGAAACCTCGATAGCGCCTCCGCAGAAAACGTGCTGGCAATTCTCAAAGAGTTAAATGAAGTAGATAAGAAGACTATCGTCCTCGTGACACATGAGCCGAATCACCTCCAATATGGAGACCGGAATATCTTCATGAAGGATGGGAAGATCCTCCGAGAAGAAGTACACAAAGAAAAACGAAACATTACACACGCTGTCGATGCAAATGCCAAACTTGAGGCGGAAAAACTTGAGGCTGCCAAACGTTCTCCAGAGCTTGAAATGCTGCTCCGTAGTTTTCAGAATATGCCTCAAGACCAGGTGTCGGCATTGCTTGTTCCTTACAAGGTAAAGCAGATGATGTTTCATATTCTTTCAGAAATTACCGAAGAGCAGGTCAAAATCACTGAAGGATTTCTTAAAGAATATCTTTTTAATAGCATCAAACAGGAAGAATTAGCACAAATGCTCGATGCCCCGTTTCTAGAAGGAGGAGCAAACTGGAATGTACGTCGTGCCTATTCGTTCTCGGAACGTGTTGCCGGACTCGTAGATCAAGCGAGAAAGATGAAAGAGCTTCCTTTGCATGCGACAGAATCTCTCGGTGAATATCTCACGTCACATTTTTCGCTTGTGTTGAACGAAGAACAACAGTCTCGATTCTACACAATTCTGAAACAACGTACAGAAAATAAAATCGATCATACTGGATTACTCCATCTTCTCGATCTCCCAGTAGCCAAAGAAGGTATGGGACTTCATCGATTTACTGCAGAAAGAATTGCTCAAGAAGTGGAAATGCTTTTACTTATCAAGTATTAA
- a CDS encoding G5 domain-containing protein has protein sequence MKEPVLEGWDTYKLKKVVLIDEGFHYSFSDVSEETVKEFLETEKLSLQEGDSVFPDENTKIFSGSYIFVARAHTIKVMVDGSENILHTQALTVGQALDESIFVIDADDIVKPSRETLIGSGISVVVTRVVIEERVVEKAIPFEKKVNEDETLSWRKNIVTQKGEDGMKKLTYRISKYDDKEVNRKLLDTEIIKEPVPEITTQGTMVKLGKSHTGGASWYAWTGTMAAANPWLPKGSFVKVTNVDNGKSVIVKINDRGPFVPGRIIDLDKVAFAKIASLGAGVINVKMEEIVN, from the coding sequence TTGAAAGAGCCAGTATTAGAGGGATGGGATACCTATAAATTAAAAAAAGTTGTCCTTATTGATGAGGGGTTTCATTATTCCTTTTCAGATGTTTCAGAAGAAACGGTGAAAGAATTTCTTGAAACAGAAAAACTCTCACTTCAAGAAGGGGATAGTGTCTTCCCAGATGAAAATACAAAAATTTTTTCCGGATCATATATTTTTGTTGCACGAGCACATACGATAAAAGTGATGGTGGATGGGAGTGAAAATATACTGCACACACAAGCGCTTACAGTGGGCCAGGCTCTTGATGAGAGTATCTTTGTGATAGACGCTGATGATATTGTGAAACCGAGTCGAGAGACACTGATAGGCAGTGGTATCAGTGTTGTTGTTACGCGGGTAGTAATCGAAGAAAGAGTTGTCGAAAAAGCGATCCCTTTTGAAAAGAAAGTCAATGAAGACGAAACTCTTTCGTGGCGGAAAAATATTGTTACGCAGAAAGGAGAAGATGGTATGAAAAAACTCACGTACAGAATCAGTAAATATGATGATAAAGAGGTAAATAGGAAACTGCTTGATACAGAGATTATCAAAGAACCAGTTCCAGAAATCACAACACAAGGAACTATGGTCAAACTTGGGAAAAGTCATACAGGGGGAGCATCGTGGTACGCCTGGACAGGGACGATGGCAGCTGCCAATCCCTGGCTTCCCAAAGGATCATTCGTAAAAGTAACGAATGTCGATAATGGAAAAAGCGTTATCGTAAAAATCAATGATCGCGGACCTTTTGTGCCAGGTCGTATCATCGATCTCGATAAGGTTGCTTTTGCGAAAATAGCTTCTCTCGGAGCGGGCGTCATCAATGTCAAAATGGAAGAGATCGTCAATTGA